One segment of Sphingomonas qomolangmaensis DNA contains the following:
- a CDS encoding ATP-dependent helicase, with protein sequence MSLPQPSPDDPPYLRGLNTPQRQAVLTTDGPVLVLAGAGTGKTAALTARLAHLLYTRKAWPSEILAVTFTNKAAREMRERVGRLVGDAVEGMPWLGTFHSIGAKMVRRHAELIGLQSNFTILDTDDQLRLMKQLIAAADLDEKRWPARQLGGLIDGWKNKGMTPKDLDAGEAELFANGRGQELYAAYQARLLALNACDFGDLLLHALVLLRTHREVLEQYQQRFRYMLVDEYQDTNSVQYLWLRLLAQARKNLCCVGDDDQSIYSWRGAQVENILKFERDFPGAAVIKLEQNYRSTGHILAAASGVIAHNGGRLGKTLWTEANEGEKVRVVGVWDGPEEARRVGEQIEGEMRPRNGEGGLSLNDVAILVRAQHQTREFEDRFIAIGMPYRIVGGFRFYERAEIRDALAYLRVVSQPGDDLAFERIVNVPKRGLGDKAVQKVHQLARAEGIPLTTAAARILDTDELTPQARRSLGNLVGDMARWRAMAGELPHAELARQLLDESGYTAMLQAEKSVEAAGRLENLTELVRAMEEYESLGAFLEHVSLVMDNENRQQDAQVTIMTIHAAKGLEYDTVFLVGWEEGIFPSQRALDEGGLASLEEERRLAYVAITRARRKATILHAANRRIYGQWTSSLPSRFVEELPPEHIEAETTMSGGESLWRANWSENADPFSDVARGSGRGPGWQRAASTGTFVREPTRIIEARASAVSLGNKGRSDVSVGLRVFHQKFGYGSIAEIEGNKLEIDFETAGRKRVMDSFVTVG encoded by the coding sequence ATGTCGCTCCCCCAACCAAGCCCCGACGATCCGCCCTATCTGCGCGGCCTGAACACGCCGCAGCGCCAGGCGGTGCTCACCACCGACGGCCCAGTACTGGTGCTCGCGGGCGCGGGCACCGGCAAGACCGCGGCGCTCACCGCGCGGCTGGCGCACCTGCTCTACACCCGCAAGGCATGGCCGTCGGAGATCCTGGCGGTCACCTTCACCAACAAGGCCGCGCGCGAGATGCGCGAGCGCGTCGGGCGGCTGGTCGGCGACGCGGTCGAGGGGATGCCGTGGCTCGGCACCTTCCATTCGATCGGTGCCAAGATGGTGCGCCGCCATGCCGAGCTGATCGGGCTGCAGAGCAACTTCACCATCCTCGATACCGACGACCAGTTGCGGCTGATGAAGCAGCTGATCGCCGCCGCCGATCTCGACGAGAAACGCTGGCCCGCGCGCCAATTGGGCGGGCTGATCGACGGGTGGAAGAACAAGGGGATGACCCCCAAGGACCTCGACGCGGGCGAGGCCGAATTATTCGCCAACGGGCGCGGCCAGGAGCTGTACGCCGCCTATCAGGCACGGCTGCTCGCACTCAACGCCTGCGATTTCGGCGATCTGCTGCTCCACGCGCTGGTGCTGCTCAGGACGCATCGCGAAGTGCTCGAACAATATCAGCAACGCTTCCGCTACATGCTGGTGGACGAATATCAGGACACCAACAGCGTCCAATATCTGTGGCTGCGGCTGCTGGCGCAGGCGCGCAAGAACCTGTGCTGCGTCGGCGACGACGACCAGTCGATCTATTCTTGGCGCGGTGCGCAGGTCGAGAACATCCTGAAGTTCGAGCGCGACTTTCCCGGCGCGGCTGTGATCAAGCTCGAGCAGAATTACCGTTCGACCGGGCATATCCTGGCCGCGGCATCGGGGGTGATCGCGCATAATGGCGGGCGGCTGGGCAAGACGCTGTGGACCGAGGCGAACGAGGGCGAAAAGGTCCGCGTCGTCGGCGTCTGGGACGGCCCCGAGGAAGCGCGGCGTGTCGGCGAGCAGATCGAGGGCGAGATGCGCCCAAGAAACGGAGAGGGCGGGCTCAGCCTCAACGACGTCGCGATCCTGGTTCGCGCGCAGCACCAGACCCGCGAGTTCGAGGATCGCTTCATCGCGATCGGCATGCCGTATCGAATCGTCGGCGGCTTCCGCTTCTATGAACGCGCCGAAATCCGCGATGCGCTGGCATATCTGCGCGTCGTCTCGCAGCCCGGCGACGATCTGGCGTTCGAACGGATCGTCAACGTCCCCAAGCGCGGCCTGGGCGACAAGGCGGTGCAGAAGGTCCACCAGCTCGCGCGGGCGGAGGGTATTCCGCTCACCACCGCCGCCGCGCGAATCCTCGACACCGACGAACTTACCCCGCAGGCGCGGCGATCGCTCGGCAATCTCGTGGGCGACATGGCACGCTGGCGCGCGATGGCGGGCGAATTGCCGCATGCCGAGCTGGCGCGGCAGTTGCTCGACGAGAGCGGCTATACCGCGATGCTACAGGCCGAAAAGTCGGTCGAGGCGGCGGGTCGGCTCGAGAACCTGACCGAATTGGTGCGCGCGATGGAGGAATATGAAAGCCTCGGCGCGTTCCTCGAGCATGTCAGCCTGGTGATGGACAATGAGAATCGCCAGCAGGACGCGCAGGTGACGATCATGACGATCCACGCCGCCAAGGGCCTCGAATACGACACGGTGTTCCTGGTCGGGTGGGAGGAAGGCATCTTCCCCTCGCAGCGCGCGCTCGACGAAGGCGGGCTGGCGAGCCTCGAGGAGGAACGCCGCCTCGCCTATGTCGCGATCACCCGCGCGCGGCGAAAGGCGACGATCCTCCACGCCGCCAACCGCCGTATCTATGGCCAATGGACGTCCAGCCTGCCCTCGCGCTTCGTCGAGGAGCTGCCGCCCGAGCATATCGAGGCCGAAACGACGATGTCGGGGGGCGAAAGCCTGTGGCGCGCCAATTGGAGCGAGAATGCCGATCCGTTTTCGGACGTTGCGCGCGGATCGGGGCGCGGGCCCGGCTGGCAGCGCGCGGCGTCGACGGGGACATTCGTTCGCGAGCCGACGCGGATCATCGAGGCGCGAGCGTCTGCGGTAAGCCTTGGCAACAAGGGGCGCAGCGACGTCTCGGTGGGGTTGCGCGTGTTCCACCAGAAATTCGGCTATGGCAGCATCGCCGAGATCGAGGGCAACAAGCTCGAGATCGATTTCGAGACCGCGGGGCGCAAGCGGGTGATGGACAGCTTTGTGACGGTGGGGTGA